Proteins found in one Salvia splendens isolate huo1 chromosome 10, SspV2, whole genome shotgun sequence genomic segment:
- the LOC121751613 gene encoding protein FAR-RED IMPAIRED RESPONSE 1-like isoform X2: MEIEEQSNTNRKGDDFDEERDQSNTDKEQGAVVYDFAHKYDDSRAEKEQSKIHDEDQAIGNAKRKVFPTTMHRLCIWHLYQSGVNEFEKLKANKFFHDAFQKCLTGCRNGDEFEKCWSSMVSIYGLQDNSWFKRLYDLRHKWSTAYNNDIFSAGILSSQRSESTNTTIGFNAKETANLNDLCIIFKNIVERWRSNERNDELQCSREKPTSCLPLTGFLKHASEVYTKTIFKDFEKEFLKSISTSIRFLSEEHDVKLYYVTVADEITSYQVNFNAVDFLVSCSCKRFEECGLLCCHCLRIMHVHSIPQIPECYIKRRWTKFAKQDLWDKSVSGRFEKGKNSATWRQKMVKKYYNLVLKDQENEEARAIIEDGLNAMTSALEALETTWQTRKATDETEISSSSYDMLDPSHSKGRKQRTDHLQKSKKKKTSDASDSNQ; encoded by the exons atggaaattgaaGAACAGAGTAATACCAACCGGAAAG GGGATGATTTTGATGAGGAGCGAGATCAATCTAACACCGACAAAGAACAGGGTGCAGTAGTTTATGATTTTGCTCATAAATATGATGATTCTCGTGCTGAAAAAGAACAAAGTAAGATACACGATGAAG ACCAAGCAATTGGGAATGCAAAGAGAAAGGTTTTTCCTACGACGATGCACAGGCTGTGCATATGGCATTTGTACCAAAGTGGAGTAAATGAGTTTGAGAAATTAAAAGCTAACAAGTTCTTCCATGATGCATTTCAGAAGTGTTTAACTGGGTGTAGAAATGGAGATGAATTTGAGAAGTGCTGGAGCTCCATGGTTTCAATCTACGGATTACAAGACAACTCTTGGTTTAAAAGGCTGTATGATTTAAGACATAAGTGGTCCACTGCATACAACAATGATATCTTTTCTGCTGGGATTCTATCTTCACAAAGAAGTGAAAGCACAAATACTACTATAGGATTCAATGCAAAAGAGACAGCCAACTTGAATGATTTGTGTATCATCTTTAAGAATATAGTCGAGCGTTGGAGAAGCAACGAAAGGAATGATGAACTCCAATGTTCaagagaaaagcccacctcatgCTTACCATTGACTGGATTTCTCAAGCATGCGTCTGAGGTGTATACTAAGACCATTTTTAAAGATTTTGAAAAAGAATTCCTGAAATCCATTTCCACCTCAATCAGGTTCTTATCTGAAGAACATGATGTTAAACTTTATTACGTAACCGTGGCTGATGAGATCACATCTTACCAAGTGAATTTTAATGCAGTGGATTTTTTGGTAAGTTGCTCATGCAAGAGATTCGAGGAATGTGGACTATTATGTTGCCATTGCTTGAGAATTATGCATGTTCATTCTATACCTCAAATACCAGAGTGCTATATTAAGAGAAGATGGACAAAATTCGCCAAACAAGATTTATGGGATAAATCTGTATCAGGGAGGTTTGAGAAGGGTAAAAATTCAGCTACTTGGAGGCAgaaaatggtgaaaaagtaTTACAATCTTGTTCTAAAGGACCAAGAAAATGAAGAGGCAAGAGCAATCATTGAGGATGGATTGAATGCTATGACATCAGCTCTTGAGGCACTGGAGACTACATGGCAAACAAGGAAGGCAACGGATGAAACTGAAATTTCAAGCTCATCTTATGATATGTTGGATCCTTCACATTCGAAGGGACGAAAACAAAGAACAGATCATCTTCAGAAaagtaagaagaagaagactagTGATGCATCAGATTCCAATCAATGA
- the LOC121751613 gene encoding protein FAR1-RELATED SEQUENCE 5-like isoform X1, with protein MKEDYMIYGDVVVFDTTHRTNKYNLICVPFVGINNHWKNVMFGCAFVTNEKTESFEWLFEVFKKSMEGQSPMTLFTYPDQAIGNAKRKVFPTTMHRLCIWHLYQSGVNEFEKLKANKFFHDAFQKCLTGCRNGDEFEKCWSSMVSIYGLQDNSWFKRLYDLRHKWSTAYNNDIFSAGILSSQRSESTNTTIGFNAKETANLNDLCIIFKNIVERWRSNERNDELQCSREKPTSCLPLTGFLKHASEVYTKTIFKDFEKEFLKSISTSIRFLSEEHDVKLYYVTVADEITSYQVNFNAVDFLVSCSCKRFEECGLLCCHCLRIMHVHSIPQIPECYIKRRWTKFAKQDLWDKSVSGRFEKGKNSATWRQKMVKKYYNLVLKDQENEEARAIIEDGLNAMTSALEALETTWQTRKATDETEISSSSYDMLDPSHSKGRKQRTDHLQKSKKKKTSDASDSNQ; from the coding sequence ATGAAAGAGGACTATATGATATATGGAGATGTTGTTGTCTTTGACACAACACATAGAACTAATAAGTATAATTTGATTTGTGTACCATTTGTCGGGATAAATAACCATTGGAAAAATGTTATGTTTGGTTGTGCATTTGTGACAAATGAGAAGACTGAGTCATTTGAATGGTTATTTGAGGTTTTCAAGAAATCTATGGAGGGTCAAAGTCCTATGACATTGTTTACATATCCAGACCAAGCAATTGGGAATGCAAAGAGAAAGGTTTTTCCTACGACGATGCACAGGCTGTGCATATGGCATTTGTACCAAAGTGGAGTAAATGAGTTTGAGAAATTAAAAGCTAACAAGTTCTTCCATGATGCATTTCAGAAGTGTTTAACTGGGTGTAGAAATGGAGATGAATTTGAGAAGTGCTGGAGCTCCATGGTTTCAATCTACGGATTACAAGACAACTCTTGGTTTAAAAGGCTGTATGATTTAAGACATAAGTGGTCCACTGCATACAACAATGATATCTTTTCTGCTGGGATTCTATCTTCACAAAGAAGTGAAAGCACAAATACTACTATAGGATTCAATGCAAAAGAGACAGCCAACTTGAATGATTTGTGTATCATCTTTAAGAATATAGTCGAGCGTTGGAGAAGCAACGAAAGGAATGATGAACTCCAATGTTCaagagaaaagcccacctcatgCTTACCATTGACTGGATTTCTCAAGCATGCGTCTGAGGTGTATACTAAGACCATTTTTAAAGATTTTGAAAAAGAATTCCTGAAATCCATTTCCACCTCAATCAGGTTCTTATCTGAAGAACATGATGTTAAACTTTATTACGTAACCGTGGCTGATGAGATCACATCTTACCAAGTGAATTTTAATGCAGTGGATTTTTTGGTAAGTTGCTCATGCAAGAGATTCGAGGAATGTGGACTATTATGTTGCCATTGCTTGAGAATTATGCATGTTCATTCTATACCTCAAATACCAGAGTGCTATATTAAGAGAAGATGGACAAAATTCGCCAAACAAGATTTATGGGATAAATCTGTATCAGGGAGGTTTGAGAAGGGTAAAAATTCAGCTACTTGGAGGCAgaaaatggtgaaaaagtaTTACAATCTTGTTCTAAAGGACCAAGAAAATGAAGAGGCAAGAGCAATCATTGAGGATGGATTGAATGCTATGACATCAGCTCTTGAGGCACTGGAGACTACATGGCAAACAAGGAAGGCAACGGATGAAACTGAAATTTCAAGCTCATCTTATGATATGTTGGATCCTTCACATTCGAAGGGACGAAAACAAAGAACAGATCATCTTCAGAAaagtaagaagaagaagactagTGATGCATCAGATTCCAATCAATGA